Proteins encoded by one window of Nasonia vitripennis strain AsymCx chromosome 5, Nvit_psr_1.1, whole genome shotgun sequence:
- the LOC100123047 gene encoding phosphatidylinositol 4-phosphate 5-kinase type-1 alpha isoform X15 → MASGDNVDVIEVVETNVAGPASSTGDHDPDDSGDEDHKSNAGDKLMVFDSSTAQHGSVGPKSSASVSRNKSEKERKIGHRRVGVGGEITYKKIQTTQIMGSIQLGIQHAIGGLASKPERDLLMQDFMTVETTNFPHEGSNHTPAHHFSEFKFKNYAPIAFRYFRDLFGIQPDDFLMSMCSAPLRELSNPGASGSIFYLTEDDEFIIKTVQHKEGEFLQTLLPGYYMNLNQNPRTLLPKFFGLYCYRCNSKNVRLVAMNNLLPSAVKLHQKYDLKGSTYKRKASKSERSKRSPTYKDLDFMEHHPEGIFLESDTYNALIKTIQRDCRVLESFKIMDYSLLLGIHNLDQAAREKSEQRLSTSAEEDIGDGTDSGGFTQAEREREREDRIGAAALNRSRSINRQRLVAHSTAMESIQAESEPIDEEDDVPPGGIPARNARGERLLLFIGIIDILQSYRLKKKLEHTWKSMIHDGDTVSVHRPGFYAERFQSFMAKTVFKKIPSPLKHSPSKRKSISRPLRPLEGDFDSTGGTLPSTCSTPPPPFDDAVRSNDQTLASGGHHPHHHHHHQQQQGSTSPSILTSSLAGSHVGRNKVVHHVTLAKTYHDTVSISDVHLESSCSGGSNDGRPTKSSLSVESGGSSSRGGGGSHIWTPPAGSAEGSTPTWTEGTPSFTESSSSGDMGCPTTPVRGSQRAENGSRIAASVEEALASLTTEMTHL, encoded by the exons ATGGCTTCGGGAGACAACGTCGACGTGATCGAGGTGGTCGAGACCAACGTCGCCGGGCCTGCCAGCTCCACCGGAGACCATGACCCCGACGACTCGGGCGACGAGGATC ACAAGTCCAACGCTGGAGATAAGCTTATGGTCTTTGAT AGTTCAACAGCTCAACATGGTAGTGTGGGTCCCAAGTCCTCGGCCAGTGTGTCGAGGAACAAGTCGGAGAAGGAGAGGAAGATTGGACATCGAAGAGTTGGAGTGGGTGGTGAAATCACCTACAAAAAG attCAAACCACACAAATTATGGGATCCATCCAGTTGGGTATACAGCATGCAATTGGAGGTCTGGCAAGTAAACCTGAACGTGATTTGCTTATGCAGGATTTTATGACAGTTGAGACAACAAATTTTCCACATGAAGGCTCAAATCACACACCAGCTCatcatttttcagaatttaaGTTTAAAAATTACGCACCTATTGCATTTCGTTACTTTAGGGATCTGTTCGGTATTCAGCCAGATGATTTTTTG ATGTCGATGTGTAGTGCGCCATTGCGCGAGTTGTCCAATCCTGGTGCTAGCGGAAGCATTTTTTATCTAACTGAGGATGAtgaatttatcataaaaactgtTCAGCATAAAGAAGGCGAATTTTTACAGACACTATTACCTGGTTATTATATG AATTTAAACCAAAACCCTAGAACTTTACTGCCaaaattttttggtttatactgtTATCGCtgtaatagtaaaaatgttcgaCTTGTTGCCATGAACAATCTTTTACCATCAGCAGTTAAACTTCATCAAAAATATGACTTAAAAGGGTCGACGTATAAAAGAAAa GCATCTAAATCAGAGAGATCAAAACGCTCACCTACATACAAAGATTTAGATTTTATGGAACATCATCCAGAAGGTATTTTTCTAGAATCAGATACATATAATGCGTTGATCAAAACTATTCAACGAGACTGTAGAGTTTTGGAAAGTTTCAAAATCATGGATTACTCATTGTTACTTGGTATACATAATCTTGATCAGGCTGCTAGGGAAAAATCT GAGCAGAGGTTATCGACAAGTGCAGAAGAGGATATTGGAGATGGTACTGATAGTGGTGGATTTACCCAAGCTGAaagggaaagagaaagagaggatagAATAGGAGCCGCTGCTCTAAACAGATCTCGTAGTATAAACCGCCAAAGGCTGGTTGCTCACAGTACAGCTATGGAAAGTATTCAAGCTGAGAGTGAGCCAATTGATGAAGAAGATGATGTGCC tccgGGTGGTATTCCAGCGAGGAACGCACGTGGCGAGCGTCTTCTTCTTTTCATTGGTATTATCGACATTCTTCAAAGTTATAGACTGAAGAAAAAACTTGAGCACACATGGAAGTCGATGATTCACGATGGC GACACGGTATCCGTACATCGACCTGGCTTTTATGCTGAGCGCTTCCAAAGCTTTATGGCAAAAACGGTCTTCAAGAAGATACCTTCAC CGCTGAAGCATTCCCCGTCGAAGAGGAAAAGCATCTCGAGGCCGCTGAGGCCACTGGAGGGTGACTTCGACTCCACAG GTGGCACCCTTCCTTCCACCTGCTCCACCCCGCCCCCGCCCTTTGACGACGCGGTGCGCTCGAACGACCAGACTCTAGCCTCCGGCGGCCATCATCCGCATCACcaccatcatcatcagcagcagcaagggAGCACGAGCCCGTCGATACTGACGAGCAGCCTTGCCGGCTCGCATGTCGGCCGAAACAAGGTCGTGCACCACGTCACCCTCGCCAAGACCTACCACGACACCGTCAG CATATCGGACGTGCACTTGGAGAGCAGCTGTAGCGGCGGCAGCAACGACGGCCGACCGACAAAGTCATCGCTGAGCGTCGagagcggcggcagcagcagtcgcGGCGGTGGCGGTAGCCACATCTGGACACCGCCCGCTGGTAGTGCCGAGGGCTCGACGCCTACCTGGACCGAGGGCACGCCCTCCTTCACCGAGAGCTCCAGTAGCGGCGACATGG GTTGTCCGACGACGCCAGTTCGAGGGAGTCAGCGAGCGGAAAACGGAAGTCGAATAGCGGCATCGGTCGAGGAAGCTTTGGCTAGTCTCACTACGGAAATG
- the LOC100123047 gene encoding phosphatidylinositol 4-phosphate 5-kinase type-1 alpha isoform X2, translating into MASGDNVDVIEVVETNVAGPASSTGDHDPDDSGDEDHKSNAGDKLMVFDSSTAQHGSVGPKSSASVSRNKSEKERKIGHRRVGVGGEITYKKIQTTQIMGSIQLGIQHAIGGLASKPERDLLMQDFMTVETTNFPHEGSNHTPAHHFSEFKFKNYAPIAFRYFRDLFGIQPDDFLMSMCSAPLRELSNPGASGSIFYLTEDDEFIIKTVQHKEGEFLQTLLPGYYMNLNQNPRTLLPKFFGLYCYRCNSKNVRLVAMNNLLPSAVKLHQKYDLKGSTYKRKASKSERSKRSPTYKDLDFMEHHPEGIFLESDTYNALIKTIQRDCRVLESFKIMDYSLLLGIHNLDQAAREKSEQRLSTSAEEDIGDGTDSGGFTQAEREREREDRIGAAALNRSRSINRQRLVAHSTAMESIQAESEPIDEEDDVPPGGIPARNARGERLLLFIGIIDILQSYRLKKKLEHTWKSMIHDGDTVSVHRPGFYAERFQSFMAKTVFKKIPSLDLPEIKGNHRKFRNLVTSYIALKHSPSKRKSISRPLRPLEGDFDSTVSPVEVPATSSGGVISTGSIPIATSTPVSAPAGPVSPPPLQSQPSEPAGTTSTSLAASKPSVQYPAVLKGSSGVRSTAASPPNPNLVPSGKVPPPVPPRGSISARGKSSDSSSPRGGTLPSTCSTPPPPFDDAVRSNDQTLASGGHHPHHHHHHQQQQGSTSPSILTSSLAGSHVGRNKVVHHVTLAKTYHDTVSISDVHLESSCSGGSNDGRPTKSSLSVESGGSSSRGGGGSHIWTPPAGSAEGSTPTWTEGTPSFTESSSSGDMGCPTTPVRGSQRAENGSRIAASVEEALASLTTEMKRGSLGFGRLNSIRSSLMRATLKRSSFNGAANSGGGNDGGNSGTSNSTTTITRQVAVVTAVQYALSSPSRAAP; encoded by the exons ATGGCTTCGGGAGACAACGTCGACGTGATCGAGGTGGTCGAGACCAACGTCGCCGGGCCTGCCAGCTCCACCGGAGACCATGACCCCGACGACTCGGGCGACGAGGATC ACAAGTCCAACGCTGGAGATAAGCTTATGGTCTTTGAT AGTTCAACAGCTCAACATGGTAGTGTGGGTCCCAAGTCCTCGGCCAGTGTGTCGAGGAACAAGTCGGAGAAGGAGAGGAAGATTGGACATCGAAGAGTTGGAGTGGGTGGTGAAATCACCTACAAAAAG attCAAACCACACAAATTATGGGATCCATCCAGTTGGGTATACAGCATGCAATTGGAGGTCTGGCAAGTAAACCTGAACGTGATTTGCTTATGCAGGATTTTATGACAGTTGAGACAACAAATTTTCCACATGAAGGCTCAAATCACACACCAGCTCatcatttttcagaatttaaGTTTAAAAATTACGCACCTATTGCATTTCGTTACTTTAGGGATCTGTTCGGTATTCAGCCAGATGATTTTTTG ATGTCGATGTGTAGTGCGCCATTGCGCGAGTTGTCCAATCCTGGTGCTAGCGGAAGCATTTTTTATCTAACTGAGGATGAtgaatttatcataaaaactgtTCAGCATAAAGAAGGCGAATTTTTACAGACACTATTACCTGGTTATTATATG AATTTAAACCAAAACCCTAGAACTTTACTGCCaaaattttttggtttatactgtTATCGCtgtaatagtaaaaatgttcgaCTTGTTGCCATGAACAATCTTTTACCATCAGCAGTTAAACTTCATCAAAAATATGACTTAAAAGGGTCGACGTATAAAAGAAAa GCATCTAAATCAGAGAGATCAAAACGCTCACCTACATACAAAGATTTAGATTTTATGGAACATCATCCAGAAGGTATTTTTCTAGAATCAGATACATATAATGCGTTGATCAAAACTATTCAACGAGACTGTAGAGTTTTGGAAAGTTTCAAAATCATGGATTACTCATTGTTACTTGGTATACATAATCTTGATCAGGCTGCTAGGGAAAAATCT GAGCAGAGGTTATCGACAAGTGCAGAAGAGGATATTGGAGATGGTACTGATAGTGGTGGATTTACCCAAGCTGAaagggaaagagaaagagaggatagAATAGGAGCCGCTGCTCTAAACAGATCTCGTAGTATAAACCGCCAAAGGCTGGTTGCTCACAGTACAGCTATGGAAAGTATTCAAGCTGAGAGTGAGCCAATTGATGAAGAAGATGATGTGCC tccgGGTGGTATTCCAGCGAGGAACGCACGTGGCGAGCGTCTTCTTCTTTTCATTGGTATTATCGACATTCTTCAAAGTTATAGACTGAAGAAAAAACTTGAGCACACATGGAAGTCGATGATTCACGATGGC GACACGGTATCCGTACATCGACCTGGCTTTTATGCTGAGCGCTTCCAAAGCTTTATGGCAAAAACGGTCTTCAAGAAGATACCTTCAC TGGACCTGCCTGAGATTAAGGGGAATCATCGCAAATTCCGTAACCTCGTCACCAGCTACATAG CGCTGAAGCATTCCCCGTCGAAGAGGAAAAGCATCTCGAGGCCGCTGAGGCCACTGGAGGGTGACTTCGACTCCACAG TGAGTCCCGTCGAGGTGCCGGCGacgagcagcggcggcgtcaTCAGCACGGGCTCGATCCCGATCGCCACCTCGACGCCGGTGAGCGCACCCGCGGGTCCGGTGAGCCCGCCGCCACTACAGAGTCAGCCGTCGGAGCCGGCCGGCACCACCAGCACCAGCCTCGCCGCCAGCAAGCCGAGCGTCCAGTATCCGGCTGTCCTCAAGGGCAGCAGCGGCGTCCGGAGCACGGCTGCGTCGCCGCCGAACCCGAACCTCGTGCCATCGGGCAAGGTGCCGCCCCCGGTGCCGCCGCGCGGCAGCATCTCCGCCAGGGGCAAGTCCTCCGACTCCTCGTCCCCCCGAG GTGGCACCCTTCCTTCCACCTGCTCCACCCCGCCCCCGCCCTTTGACGACGCGGTGCGCTCGAACGACCAGACTCTAGCCTCCGGCGGCCATCATCCGCATCACcaccatcatcatcagcagcagcaagggAGCACGAGCCCGTCGATACTGACGAGCAGCCTTGCCGGCTCGCATGTCGGCCGAAACAAGGTCGTGCACCACGTCACCCTCGCCAAGACCTACCACGACACCGTCAG CATATCGGACGTGCACTTGGAGAGCAGCTGTAGCGGCGGCAGCAACGACGGCCGACCGACAAAGTCATCGCTGAGCGTCGagagcggcggcagcagcagtcgcGGCGGTGGCGGTAGCCACATCTGGACACCGCCCGCTGGTAGTGCCGAGGGCTCGACGCCTACCTGGACCGAGGGCACGCCCTCCTTCACCGAGAGCTCCAGTAGCGGCGACATGG GTTGTCCGACGACGCCAGTTCGAGGGAGTCAGCGAGCGGAAAACGGAAGTCGAATAGCGGCATCGGTCGAGGAAGCTTTGGCTAGTCTCACTACGGAAATG
- the LOC100123047 gene encoding phosphatidylinositol 4-phosphate 5-kinase type-1 alpha isoform X11 yields the protein MASGDNVDVIEVVETNVAGPASSTGDHDPDDSGDEDHKSNAGDKLMVFDSSTAQHGSVGPKSSASVSRNKSEKERKIGHRRVGVGGEITYKKIQTTQIMGSIQLGIQHAIGGLASKPERDLLMQDFMTVETTNFPHEGSNHTPAHHFSEFKFKNYAPIAFRYFRDLFGIQPDDFLMSMCSAPLRELSNPGASGSIFYLTEDDEFIIKTVQHKEGEFLQTLLPGYYMNLNQNPRTLLPKFFGLYCYRCNSKNVRLVAMNNLLPSAVKLHQKYDLKGSTYKRKASKSERSKRSPTYKDLDFMEHHPEGIFLESDTYNALIKTIQRDCRVLESFKIMDYSLLLGIHNLDQAAREKSEQRLSTSAEEDIGDGTDSGGFTQAEREREREDRIGAAALNRSRSINRQRLVAHSTAMESIQAESEPIDEEDDVPPGGIPARNARGERLLLFIGIIDILQSYRLKKKLEHTWKSMIHDGDTVSVHRPGFYAERFQSFMAKTVFKKIPSLDLPEIKGNHRKFRNLVTSYIALKHSPSKRKSISRPLRPLEGDFDSTGGTLPSTCSTPPPPFDDAVRSNDQTLASGGHHPHHHHHHQQQQGSTSPSILTSSLAGSHVGRNKVVHHVTLAKTYHDTVSISDVHLESSCSGGSNDGRPTKSSLSVESGGSSSRGGGGSHIWTPPAGSAEGSTPTWTEGTPSFTESSSSGDMGCPTTPVRGSQRAENGSRIAASVEEALASLTTEMKRGSLGFGRLNSIRSSLMRATLKRSSFNGAANSGGGNDGGNSGTSNSTTTITRQVAVVTAVQYALSSPSRAAP from the exons ATGGCTTCGGGAGACAACGTCGACGTGATCGAGGTGGTCGAGACCAACGTCGCCGGGCCTGCCAGCTCCACCGGAGACCATGACCCCGACGACTCGGGCGACGAGGATC ACAAGTCCAACGCTGGAGATAAGCTTATGGTCTTTGAT AGTTCAACAGCTCAACATGGTAGTGTGGGTCCCAAGTCCTCGGCCAGTGTGTCGAGGAACAAGTCGGAGAAGGAGAGGAAGATTGGACATCGAAGAGTTGGAGTGGGTGGTGAAATCACCTACAAAAAG attCAAACCACACAAATTATGGGATCCATCCAGTTGGGTATACAGCATGCAATTGGAGGTCTGGCAAGTAAACCTGAACGTGATTTGCTTATGCAGGATTTTATGACAGTTGAGACAACAAATTTTCCACATGAAGGCTCAAATCACACACCAGCTCatcatttttcagaatttaaGTTTAAAAATTACGCACCTATTGCATTTCGTTACTTTAGGGATCTGTTCGGTATTCAGCCAGATGATTTTTTG ATGTCGATGTGTAGTGCGCCATTGCGCGAGTTGTCCAATCCTGGTGCTAGCGGAAGCATTTTTTATCTAACTGAGGATGAtgaatttatcataaaaactgtTCAGCATAAAGAAGGCGAATTTTTACAGACACTATTACCTGGTTATTATATG AATTTAAACCAAAACCCTAGAACTTTACTGCCaaaattttttggtttatactgtTATCGCtgtaatagtaaaaatgttcgaCTTGTTGCCATGAACAATCTTTTACCATCAGCAGTTAAACTTCATCAAAAATATGACTTAAAAGGGTCGACGTATAAAAGAAAa GCATCTAAATCAGAGAGATCAAAACGCTCACCTACATACAAAGATTTAGATTTTATGGAACATCATCCAGAAGGTATTTTTCTAGAATCAGATACATATAATGCGTTGATCAAAACTATTCAACGAGACTGTAGAGTTTTGGAAAGTTTCAAAATCATGGATTACTCATTGTTACTTGGTATACATAATCTTGATCAGGCTGCTAGGGAAAAATCT GAGCAGAGGTTATCGACAAGTGCAGAAGAGGATATTGGAGATGGTACTGATAGTGGTGGATTTACCCAAGCTGAaagggaaagagaaagagaggatagAATAGGAGCCGCTGCTCTAAACAGATCTCGTAGTATAAACCGCCAAAGGCTGGTTGCTCACAGTACAGCTATGGAAAGTATTCAAGCTGAGAGTGAGCCAATTGATGAAGAAGATGATGTGCC tccgGGTGGTATTCCAGCGAGGAACGCACGTGGCGAGCGTCTTCTTCTTTTCATTGGTATTATCGACATTCTTCAAAGTTATAGACTGAAGAAAAAACTTGAGCACACATGGAAGTCGATGATTCACGATGGC GACACGGTATCCGTACATCGACCTGGCTTTTATGCTGAGCGCTTCCAAAGCTTTATGGCAAAAACGGTCTTCAAGAAGATACCTTCAC TGGACCTGCCTGAGATTAAGGGGAATCATCGCAAATTCCGTAACCTCGTCACCAGCTACATAG CGCTGAAGCATTCCCCGTCGAAGAGGAAAAGCATCTCGAGGCCGCTGAGGCCACTGGAGGGTGACTTCGACTCCACAG GTGGCACCCTTCCTTCCACCTGCTCCACCCCGCCCCCGCCCTTTGACGACGCGGTGCGCTCGAACGACCAGACTCTAGCCTCCGGCGGCCATCATCCGCATCACcaccatcatcatcagcagcagcaagggAGCACGAGCCCGTCGATACTGACGAGCAGCCTTGCCGGCTCGCATGTCGGCCGAAACAAGGTCGTGCACCACGTCACCCTCGCCAAGACCTACCACGACACCGTCAG CATATCGGACGTGCACTTGGAGAGCAGCTGTAGCGGCGGCAGCAACGACGGCCGACCGACAAAGTCATCGCTGAGCGTCGagagcggcggcagcagcagtcgcGGCGGTGGCGGTAGCCACATCTGGACACCGCCCGCTGGTAGTGCCGAGGGCTCGACGCCTACCTGGACCGAGGGCACGCCCTCCTTCACCGAGAGCTCCAGTAGCGGCGACATGG GTTGTCCGACGACGCCAGTTCGAGGGAGTCAGCGAGCGGAAAACGGAAGTCGAATAGCGGCATCGGTCGAGGAAGCTTTGGCTAGTCTCACTACGGAAATG
- the LOC100123047 gene encoding phosphatidylinositol 4-phosphate 5-kinase type-1 alpha isoform X12: protein MASGDNVDVIEVVETNVAGPASSTGDHDPDDSGDEDHKSNAGDKLMVFDSSTAQHGSVGPKSSASVSRNKSEKERKIGHRRVGVGGEITYKKIQTTQIMGSIQLGIQHAIGGLASKPERDLLMQDFMTVETTNFPHEGSNHTPAHHFSEFKFKNYAPIAFRYFRDLFGIQPDDFLMSMCSAPLRELSNPGASGSIFYLTEDDEFIIKTVQHKEGEFLQTLLPGYYMNLNQNPRTLLPKFFGLYCYRCNSKNVRLVAMNNLLPSAVKLHQKYDLKGSTYKRKASKSERSKRSPTYKDLDFMEHHPEGIFLESDTYNALIKTIQRDCRVLESFKIMDYSLLLGIHNLDQAAREKSEQRLSTSAEEDIGDGTDSGGFTQAEREREREDRIGAAALNRSRSINRQRLVAHSTAMESIQAESEPIDEEDDVPPGGIPARNARGERLLLFIGIIDILQSYRLKKKLEHTWKSMIHDGDTVSVHRPGFYAERFQSFMAKTVFKKIPSPLKHSPSKRKSISRPLRPLEGDFDSTGGTLPSTCSTPPPPFDDAVRSNDQTLASGGHHPHHHHHHQQQQGSTSPSILTSSLAGSHVGRNKVVHHVTLAKTYHDTVSISDVHLESSCSGGSNDGRPTKSSLSVESGGSSSRGGGGSHIWTPPAGSAEGSTPTWTEGTPSFTESSSSGDMGCPTTPVRGSQRAENGSRIAASVEEALASLTTEMKRGSLGFGRLNSIRSSLMRATLKRSSFNGAANSGGGNDGGNSGTSNSTTTITRQVAVVTAVQYALSSPSRAAP from the exons ATGGCTTCGGGAGACAACGTCGACGTGATCGAGGTGGTCGAGACCAACGTCGCCGGGCCTGCCAGCTCCACCGGAGACCATGACCCCGACGACTCGGGCGACGAGGATC ACAAGTCCAACGCTGGAGATAAGCTTATGGTCTTTGAT AGTTCAACAGCTCAACATGGTAGTGTGGGTCCCAAGTCCTCGGCCAGTGTGTCGAGGAACAAGTCGGAGAAGGAGAGGAAGATTGGACATCGAAGAGTTGGAGTGGGTGGTGAAATCACCTACAAAAAG attCAAACCACACAAATTATGGGATCCATCCAGTTGGGTATACAGCATGCAATTGGAGGTCTGGCAAGTAAACCTGAACGTGATTTGCTTATGCAGGATTTTATGACAGTTGAGACAACAAATTTTCCACATGAAGGCTCAAATCACACACCAGCTCatcatttttcagaatttaaGTTTAAAAATTACGCACCTATTGCATTTCGTTACTTTAGGGATCTGTTCGGTATTCAGCCAGATGATTTTTTG ATGTCGATGTGTAGTGCGCCATTGCGCGAGTTGTCCAATCCTGGTGCTAGCGGAAGCATTTTTTATCTAACTGAGGATGAtgaatttatcataaaaactgtTCAGCATAAAGAAGGCGAATTTTTACAGACACTATTACCTGGTTATTATATG AATTTAAACCAAAACCCTAGAACTTTACTGCCaaaattttttggtttatactgtTATCGCtgtaatagtaaaaatgttcgaCTTGTTGCCATGAACAATCTTTTACCATCAGCAGTTAAACTTCATCAAAAATATGACTTAAAAGGGTCGACGTATAAAAGAAAa GCATCTAAATCAGAGAGATCAAAACGCTCACCTACATACAAAGATTTAGATTTTATGGAACATCATCCAGAAGGTATTTTTCTAGAATCAGATACATATAATGCGTTGATCAAAACTATTCAACGAGACTGTAGAGTTTTGGAAAGTTTCAAAATCATGGATTACTCATTGTTACTTGGTATACATAATCTTGATCAGGCTGCTAGGGAAAAATCT GAGCAGAGGTTATCGACAAGTGCAGAAGAGGATATTGGAGATGGTACTGATAGTGGTGGATTTACCCAAGCTGAaagggaaagagaaagagaggatagAATAGGAGCCGCTGCTCTAAACAGATCTCGTAGTATAAACCGCCAAAGGCTGGTTGCTCACAGTACAGCTATGGAAAGTATTCAAGCTGAGAGTGAGCCAATTGATGAAGAAGATGATGTGCC tccgGGTGGTATTCCAGCGAGGAACGCACGTGGCGAGCGTCTTCTTCTTTTCATTGGTATTATCGACATTCTTCAAAGTTATAGACTGAAGAAAAAACTTGAGCACACATGGAAGTCGATGATTCACGATGGC GACACGGTATCCGTACATCGACCTGGCTTTTATGCTGAGCGCTTCCAAAGCTTTATGGCAAAAACGGTCTTCAAGAAGATACCTTCAC CGCTGAAGCATTCCCCGTCGAAGAGGAAAAGCATCTCGAGGCCGCTGAGGCCACTGGAGGGTGACTTCGACTCCACAG GTGGCACCCTTCCTTCCACCTGCTCCACCCCGCCCCCGCCCTTTGACGACGCGGTGCGCTCGAACGACCAGACTCTAGCCTCCGGCGGCCATCATCCGCATCACcaccatcatcatcagcagcagcaagggAGCACGAGCCCGTCGATACTGACGAGCAGCCTTGCCGGCTCGCATGTCGGCCGAAACAAGGTCGTGCACCACGTCACCCTCGCCAAGACCTACCACGACACCGTCAG CATATCGGACGTGCACTTGGAGAGCAGCTGTAGCGGCGGCAGCAACGACGGCCGACCGACAAAGTCATCGCTGAGCGTCGagagcggcggcagcagcagtcgcGGCGGTGGCGGTAGCCACATCTGGACACCGCCCGCTGGTAGTGCCGAGGGCTCGACGCCTACCTGGACCGAGGGCACGCCCTCCTTCACCGAGAGCTCCAGTAGCGGCGACATGG GTTGTCCGACGACGCCAGTTCGAGGGAGTCAGCGAGCGGAAAACGGAAGTCGAATAGCGGCATCGGTCGAGGAAGCTTTGGCTAGTCTCACTACGGAAATG